From a single Sinorhizobium sp. RAC02 genomic region:
- a CDS encoding propionyl-CoA synthetase: MHKNYAETYRAWKDDHEAYWAEAARAIDWFTEPVKIFDADQGVYGRWFPDAFSNTCHNCVDRHVEAGRGDQVALIYDSPVTGRKARYSYADLLVQVNAMAAVLVDHGVAKGDRVILYMPMIPEAIFAMLACARIGAIHSVVFGGFAASELAARIDDSAAKLVVSASCGVEPNRIIAYKPLLDSAIELAKHKPEHCLVLQRAELAADLTSSRDVDLGAALEAAAGRTVACASLAATDPLYILYTSGTTGQPKGVIRDNGGHMVALAWSMGALYGVAPGEVYWAASDIGWVVGHSYIVYGPLLNGSTTVLYEGKPVGTPDAGAFWRVVEEYKVSVLFTAPTAFRAIRKEDPEGVFVKRHDLSSLRALFLAGERADPETIRWAESVLGVPVIDHWWQTETGWAIVGNPLGLDPLPVKHGSPTVPMPGYELHVLDDAGHEVPAGTLGNIAIKLPLPPGCLPTFWNADERFHTTCLAEFPGYYKTADAGYLDEDGYVFVMARTDDIINVAGHRLSTGAMEEVCASHPDVAECAVIGVADAVKGQVPAGFLVLKSGVSRESSLVEQEVVALVRERIGPVAAFKTVLCVKRLPKTRSGKILRGTMQKIADREEWKMPATIDDPAVLDEIAGALSARRIG, translated from the coding sequence ATGCACAAAAATTATGCCGAGACCTATCGGGCCTGGAAGGATGACCACGAGGCTTACTGGGCCGAGGCCGCGCGGGCGATCGACTGGTTCACGGAGCCGGTGAAGATTTTCGATGCCGACCAGGGCGTCTATGGGCGCTGGTTTCCCGACGCGTTCAGCAATACCTGTCACAACTGCGTCGACCGGCATGTGGAGGCCGGTCGCGGCGATCAGGTCGCGCTGATTTACGACAGCCCGGTGACCGGCCGCAAGGCGCGCTACAGCTATGCCGACCTGCTGGTGCAGGTGAACGCCATGGCGGCGGTGCTTGTCGATCATGGTGTCGCGAAGGGCGACCGCGTCATCCTCTATATGCCGATGATCCCGGAAGCGATCTTCGCCATGCTCGCCTGCGCCCGCATCGGGGCGATCCATTCGGTGGTGTTCGGCGGTTTTGCAGCAAGTGAACTCGCGGCGCGTATCGACGATTCCGCGGCGAAGCTGGTCGTTTCGGCGAGTTGCGGCGTCGAGCCCAATCGCATCATCGCTTACAAGCCGCTGCTCGATTCGGCGATCGAACTTGCGAAGCACAAGCCGGAGCATTGCCTCGTGCTGCAGCGCGCTGAACTCGCGGCAGACCTCACGTCCAGTCGGGATGTCGATCTCGGCGCGGCACTGGAGGCTGCCGCGGGGCGCACGGTTGCCTGCGCATCGCTTGCCGCGACCGATCCGCTCTATATTCTCTACACGTCGGGCACGACCGGCCAGCCGAAGGGCGTTATCCGCGACAATGGTGGGCATATGGTGGCGCTCGCCTGGTCGATGGGCGCGCTCTACGGGGTGGCGCCCGGCGAGGTCTATTGGGCGGCGTCGGATATCGGCTGGGTCGTCGGCCATTCCTATATCGTCTATGGGCCGCTGCTGAACGGCAGCACGACGGTGCTCTACGAGGGCAAGCCGGTCGGCACGCCGGATGCCGGCGCCTTCTGGCGCGTCGTCGAGGAGTACAAGGTCTCCGTGCTGTTTACGGCGCCGACCGCTTTCCGTGCGATCCGCAAGGAGGATCCGGAGGGTGTGTTCGTGAAACGGCACGATCTCTCCAGCCTGCGCGCGCTGTTCCTCGCCGGCGAGCGCGCCGATCCGGAAACGATCCGCTGGGCGGAAAGTGTGCTGGGCGTGCCGGTCATCGATCACTGGTGGCAGACGGAGACTGGCTGGGCGATTGTCGGCAACCCGCTTGGCCTCGATCCGCTGCCCGTGAAACACGGATCGCCGACCGTGCCGATGCCCGGTTACGAATTGCACGTACTGGACGATGCCGGCCATGAGGTGCCGGCAGGCACGCTCGGCAACATCGCGATAAAACTTCCCCTGCCCCCGGGCTGCCTGCCGACCTTCTGGAACGCCGACGAACGGTTTCACACGACCTGCCTTGCGGAGTTCCCTGGCTATTACAAGACAGCAGATGCGGGCTACCTCGATGAAGACGGGTATGTCTTCGTCATGGCGCGCACCGACGATATCATTAATGTCGCCGGCCATCGGCTGTCGACGGGCGCGATGGAAGAGGTTTGCGCCAGCCATCCGGACGTTGCCGAATGCGCCGTCATCGGCGTTGCCGATGCGGTGAAGGGACAGGTGCCTGCTGGTTTCCTCGTTCTGAAGAGCGGTGTTTCACGTGAATCATCGCTTGTGGAGCAGGAGGTCGTGGCACTGGTGCGCGAGCGTATCGGCCCCGTTGCGGCCTTCAAGACAGTGCTCTGCGTGAAGCGCCTGCCGAAAACGCGTTCGGGCAAGATCCTGCGCGGCACCATGCAGAAGATCGCCGACCGGGAAGAATGGAAGATGCCAGCGACGATCGACGATCCTGCTGTTCTCGATGAGATCGCCGGGGCGCTGTCGGCACGACGAATCGGCTAG
- a CDS encoding DUF1013 domain-containing protein, producing MAQQLLMPKATAVWLVDNTALSFDQIATFCKLHPLEVKAIADGESAQGIKGLDPISTGQLSRDEIARAEGNPNHKLKLSEPKVRVPESKRKGPRYTPVSKRQDRPNAILWLVRNHAELKDAQISRLVGTTKSTIEQIRERTHWNSTNLTPMDPVTLGLCSQIDLDLEVERASKGRPLPTAAELGATLESAQETEKLPYGTDREEEKEIDADAVFAKLKSLKSATPDEDEDERF from the coding sequence ATGGCTCAACAGCTGCTTATGCCAAAGGCAACGGCCGTCTGGCTTGTTGACAACACGGCGCTGTCGTTCGACCAGATCGCCACGTTCTGCAAACTGCACCCGCTCGAAGTGAAAGCGATCGCCGACGGCGAATCGGCCCAGGGCATCAAGGGCCTTGATCCGATCTCGACCGGCCAGCTTTCCCGCGACGAAATCGCCCGTGCGGAAGGCAACCCGAACCACAAGCTCAAGCTTTCCGAACCGAAGGTTCGCGTGCCCGAATCCAAGCGCAAGGGCCCGCGCTACACGCCGGTCTCCAAGCGTCAGGACCGCCCGAACGCCATTCTCTGGCTGGTGCGCAACCACGCGGAACTGAAGGATGCGCAGATTTCGCGTCTCGTCGGCACGACCAAGTCGACGATCGAGCAGATCCGCGAACGCACTCACTGGAACTCGACCAACCTGACGCCGATGGATCCGGTGACGCTTGGCCTGTGCTCGCAGATCGACCTCGACCTCGAAGTCGAACGCGCCTCGAAGGGCCGTCCGCTGCCGACCGCCGCCGAACTGGGTGCGACGCTCGAATCTGCGCAGGAAACGGAAAAGCTGCCCTACGGCACCGACCGCGAGGAAGAGAAGGAAATCGACGCCGATGCCGTCTTTGCCAAGCTCAAGTCGCTGAAGTCGGCAACGCCTGACGAGGATGAAGACGAGCGCTTCTAA
- the acs gene encoding acetate--CoA ligase — MSAKTYPVLKSAKSRALIDNETYQKWYRESVENPERFWDKHGMRIDWFKPYTKVKNTSFTGKVPIKWFEDGITNVSYNCIDRHLKTHGDQVAIIWEGDNPYIDKKITYNELYEHVCRMANVMKKHGVKKGDRVTIYMPMIPEAAYAMLACARIGAIHSIVFGGFSPDALAGRIVDCESTFVITCDEGVRGGKPIPLKENTDTAIDIAAKNHVIVNKVLVVRRTGGKIGWAPGRDIWHHQEVLTVPRDCPPAKMKAEDPLFILYTSGSTGKPKGVLHTTAGYLVYASMTHKYVFDYQDGDIYWCTADVGWVTGHSYIVYGPLANRATTLMFEGVPNFPDAGRFWEVVDKHKVNIFYTAPTAIRALMGAGDAYVKRSSRSSLRLLGSVGEPINPEAWEWYYNVVGEGRAPIVDTWWQTETGGILITPLPGATDLKPGSATRPFFGIKPQLVDNEGNVLEGVADGNLCITDSWPGQMRTVYGDHKRFVETYFSTYKGKYFTGDGCRRDEDGYYWITGRVDDVLNISGHRLGTAEIESALVSHHLVSEAAVVGYPHGLKGQGIYCYVSLMAGEEGNDALRQDLVKHVRKEIGPIASPDKIQFAPGLPKTRSGKIMRRILRKIAEDDFGALGDTSTLADPAVVDDLIANRQNKAAG; from the coding sequence ATGTCCGCAAAGACCTATCCGGTCCTGAAATCCGCGAAAAGCCGAGCGCTGATCGACAACGAAACCTATCAGAAATGGTATCGCGAGAGCGTCGAGAACCCGGAGCGTTTCTGGGACAAACACGGCATGCGGATCGACTGGTTCAAGCCCTATACCAAGGTCAAGAACACGTCGTTCACCGGCAAGGTCCCGATCAAGTGGTTCGAGGACGGCATCACCAACGTCTCCTACAATTGCATTGACCGCCACCTGAAGACGCATGGCGACCAGGTCGCCATCATCTGGGAAGGCGACAACCCCTATATCGACAAGAAGATCACCTATAACGAGCTTTACGAGCACGTCTGCCGCATGGCGAACGTGATGAAGAAGCACGGCGTCAAGAAGGGTGACCGCGTCACCATCTACATGCCGATGATCCCGGAAGCGGCCTATGCCATGCTCGCCTGCGCGCGCATCGGCGCCATTCACTCGATCGTCTTCGGCGGCTTCTCGCCGGATGCGTTGGCCGGCCGTATCGTCGACTGCGAATCGACCTTCGTCATCACCTGCGACGAGGGCGTGCGCGGCGGCAAGCCGATCCCGCTCAAGGAAAACACCGATACGGCGATCGACATCGCGGCGAAGAACCATGTCATCGTCAACAAGGTTCTGGTCGTGCGCCGCACCGGCGGCAAGATCGGCTGGGCGCCGGGCCGCGATATCTGGCACCACCAGGAAGTGCTGACCGTGCCGCGCGATTGTCCGCCGGCAAAGATGAAGGCGGAAGATCCCCTCTTCATCCTCTACACGTCCGGTTCGACCGGCAAGCCGAAGGGCGTGCTGCACACCACTGCCGGCTACCTCGTCTATGCCTCGATGACGCACAAATACGTCTTCGACTACCAGGATGGCGATATCTACTGGTGCACGGCCGATGTCGGCTGGGTGACCGGCCATTCCTACATCGTCTACGGCCCGCTGGCGAACCGCGCGACCACGCTGATGTTCGAAGGCGTGCCGAACTTCCCGGATGCCGGCCGCTTCTGGGAGGTGGTCGACAAGCACAAGGTCAACATCTTCTACACCGCGCCGACGGCGATCCGCGCGCTGATGGGTGCAGGCGACGCCTATGTGAAGCGCTCGTCGCGTTCGTCGCTGCGCCTGCTCGGTTCGGTCGGCGAGCCGATCAACCCGGAAGCCTGGGAATGGTACTACAACGTCGTCGGCGAGGGCCGCGCGCCGATCGTCGATACCTGGTGGCAGACGGAGACCGGTGGCATTCTCATCACCCCGTTGCCGGGCGCGACGGACCTCAAGCCGGGTTCGGCAACACGGCCGTTCTTCGGCATCAAGCCGCAGCTCGTCGACAATGAAGGCAATGTGCTGGAAGGGGTCGCTGACGGCAATCTCTGCATCACCGACAGCTGGCCCGGCCAGATGCGCACGGTCTACGGCGATCACAAGCGCTTCGTCGAAACCTATTTTTCGACCTACAAGGGTAAGTACTTTACCGGTGACGGCTGCCGGCGCGACGAGGACGGCTATTACTGGATCACCGGCCGCGTCGACGACGTGCTCAACATTTCCGGCCACCGCCTCGGCACGGCGGAAATCGAATCGGCGCTGGTCTCGCACCATCTGGTTTCGGAAGCCGCCGTCGTCGGTTATCCGCACGGCCTCAAGGGTCAGGGCATCTATTGCTACGTCTCGCTGATGGCCGGCGAGGAGGGGAATGATGCGCTGCGCCAGGACCTAGTGAAGCATGTGCGCAAGGAGATCGGCCCGATCGCGAGCCCGGACAAGATCCAGTTCGCTCCCGGCCTGCCGAAAACCCGTTCCGGCAAGATCATGCGCCGGATTCTGCGCAAGATCGCCGAGGATGATTTTGGTGCGCTCGGCGATACTTCGACGCTTGCCGATCCGGCCGTCGTGGATGACCTGATCGCCAATCGGCAAAACAAGGCCGCTGGCTGA
- a CDS encoding DUF1674 domain-containing protein: MQNDNDNHSDGRKVLSPAALRALQEAQERRKAAQPVEPAPEVGGRGGADPARFGDWEVNGRAIDF, from the coding sequence ATGCAGAACGACAACGACAATCATTCAGACGGCCGCAAGGTGCTTTCTCCCGCCGCATTGCGCGCCCTCCAGGAAGCTCAGGAACGGCGCAAAGCCGCGCAGCCGGTTGAACCGGCGCCCGAGGTCGGCGGCCGCGGCGGTGCGGACCCGGCCCGTTTCGGCGATTGGGAAGTCAACGGCCGGGCGATCGATTTCTGA
- the htpX gene encoding zinc metalloprotease HtpX — protein MNIVRTAMLLAFMTALFMGVGLLIGGKGGMMIALLIAIAMNFFSYWNSDRMVLSMYGAKEVDERSAPEYFGIVRDLAKRAGLPMPRVYVINSDQPNAFATGRNPQNAAVAASTGLLQALSYEEVAGVMAHELAHIQNRDTLTMTLTATIAGAISMLANFAMFFGGSGNRENSNPLGFIGVLIAMIVAPFAAMLVQMAISRTREYSADKRGAEICGNPLWLSSALGKIAVAAGRVPNNDAERNPATAHMFIINPLSGERMDNLFSTHPNTENRIAALEEMARGMQARSTEPVRADNPSRKSRSVPTTGWGRGGSEPPKGPWS, from the coding sequence ATGAACATCGTTCGCACAGCCATGCTTCTCGCCTTCATGACGGCGCTTTTCATGGGCGTGGGCCTGCTCATCGGCGGCAAGGGCGGCATGATGATCGCGCTGCTCATCGCCATCGCCATGAATTTCTTTTCTTACTGGAATTCCGACCGCATGGTTCTGTCCATGTACGGCGCCAAGGAGGTCGATGAGCGGTCAGCGCCGGAATATTTCGGCATCGTACGCGACCTCGCAAAACGCGCCGGCCTGCCCATGCCGCGGGTCTATGTCATCAACAGCGACCAGCCGAACGCCTTTGCAACCGGCCGCAATCCGCAAAATGCTGCGGTTGCCGCCTCGACCGGTCTTCTCCAGGCGCTCTCCTATGAAGAGGTGGCGGGCGTGATGGCGCACGAGCTTGCCCATATTCAGAACCGCGACACGCTGACCATGACGCTGACGGCGACGATTGCCGGTGCGATTTCGATGCTTGCCAACTTCGCCATGTTCTTCGGCGGTAGTGGCAACCGCGAAAACAGCAACCCGCTCGGCTTCATCGGCGTGCTGATCGCGATGATCGTCGCCCCCTTTGCCGCAATGCTGGTGCAGATGGCGATCAGCCGGACGCGCGAATATTCGGCCGACAAGCGCGGCGCGGAAATCTGCGGCAATCCGTTGTGGCTCTCGTCGGCACTCGGCAAGATCGCCGTCGCGGCGGGCCGCGTTCCCAATAACGATGCCGAGCGCAACCCGGCCACAGCGCATATGTTCATCATCAATCCGCTCTCGGGCGAGCGTATGGACAACCTGTTTTCGACCCATCCGAACACCGAGAACCGCATCGCGGCCCTTGAGGAAATGGCCCGTGGCATGCAAGCGCGCTCGACGGAGCCGGTCCGGGCTGATAATCCCTCACGCAAATCGCGCTCCGTCCCGACGACGGGCTGGGGACGCGGTGGTTCCGAACCACCCAAGGGTCCCTGGTCTTGA
- a CDS encoding RsmB/NOP family class I SAM-dependent RNA methyltransferase: MSDDRKHRAHPNRHRGGKGRAPVEAHESHSEKPGLRARQAAAKILAAVIDRRTPLDGMLDAENGNPAYRQLNDADRALVRAIINTALRHLPRIDTILDTLVGTPLPVGARALQHALTVAAAQILYLDVPDHSAVDLAVEQAQIDPRNRRFASLTNAVLRRLSREKASHLAATRSIPVVPDWFYQRLIDIYGREHTGRIAEALLEPSAIDLTVKSDPEGWAARLGGLVLPTGSVRLPAASGAIPALEGFDAGEWWVQDAAASIPAKLFGDLAGKRVADLCAAPGGKTAQLAHAGAEVTALDQSANRLKRLIGNLERLALPVTAVEANMADYRPDALFDAVLLDAPCSSTGTIRRHPDVLWTKGPEDIEKLARLQERLLRHALTLVKPGGTLVFSNCSLDPNEGEETVARVLADNPSWRIDPVDPADWPGLESAISPRGEFRTTPAMLPATETHAGGLDGFYAVRLRNGG; encoded by the coding sequence TTGAGCGACGACAGAAAACACAGAGCACATCCCAATCGGCATCGCGGCGGTAAGGGGCGAGCCCCCGTGGAGGCGCACGAGAGCCATTCGGAAAAGCCGGGCTTGCGTGCCCGGCAGGCGGCCGCCAAGATCCTTGCCGCCGTCATCGACCGCCGGACGCCGCTCGACGGCATGCTGGACGCCGAGAACGGCAATCCGGCCTATCGGCAGCTCAACGACGCCGACCGTGCACTGGTACGCGCCATCATCAACACGGCGCTGCGCCATCTTCCCCGCATCGACACCATTCTGGACACGCTGGTCGGCACGCCGCTGCCGGTGGGCGCGCGCGCCTTGCAGCACGCCCTGACGGTCGCCGCAGCACAGATCCTCTATCTCGACGTTCCGGATCATTCCGCTGTCGACCTTGCGGTCGAGCAGGCGCAGATCGACCCGCGCAACCGCCGCTTTGCCAGCCTCACCAATGCGGTGCTGCGTCGCCTGTCGCGCGAAAAGGCCTCGCATCTGGCGGCGACCCGTTCGATTCCCGTCGTTCCGGACTGGTTCTACCAACGGCTTATCGACATCTACGGGCGTGAGCACACGGGACGGATTGCCGAAGCGCTTCTCGAACCGTCGGCTATCGACCTCACCGTCAAATCCGACCCGGAAGGCTGGGCTGCTCGGCTGGGTGGTCTCGTCCTGCCGACCGGTTCCGTGCGCCTGCCGGCCGCCTCCGGCGCCATTCCGGCATTGGAAGGGTTTGATGCGGGCGAATGGTGGGTGCAGGACGCCGCCGCCAGCATTCCGGCAAAGCTGTTTGGTGATCTTGCCGGCAAGCGCGTTGCCGATCTCTGCGCTGCGCCCGGCGGAAAAACCGCGCAGCTGGCGCATGCCGGTGCCGAGGTCACGGCGCTCGATCAGTCGGCCAACCGCCTGAAGCGGCTCATCGGCAATCTCGAACGTCTGGCGCTTCCGGTGACGGCTGTCGAGGCGAACATGGCGGATTACCGTCCTGACGCGCTTTTTGACGCCGTCCTGCTCGATGCGCCCTGCTCGTCCACCGGCACGATCCGTCGCCATCCCGACGTGCTCTGGACCAAGGGTCCGGAAGACATCGAAAAACTTGCCCGCCTGCAGGAGCGCCTGCTGCGCCACGCTCTGACGCTGGTAAAGCCCGGCGGCACGCTCGTCTTCTCCAATTGCTCGCTCGATCCGAACGAAGGGGAAGAGACGGTCGCCCGCGTCCTCGCCGATAATCCGTCCTGGCGAATCGACCCAGTCGATCCTGCCGATTGGCCCGGCCTGGAATCGGCGATCTCGCCGCGCGGCGAATTCCGCACGACACCCGCCATGTTGCCGGCAACCGAGACACATGCCGGCGGTTTGGACGGATTTTATGCCGTGCGGCTGCGAAACGGCGGCTAA
- a CDS encoding heparinase II/III family protein, protein MQLSDRQRLLYLYLREGWRRFSRRLALGRISAMRFSGGTPDRLVVAPTDLHPADSFAGEEIAAGRFPLAGRVLECEGDSPFALELPSEEFAVRLHSFGWLRHMRLVDPEKAAQTSRFIVDDWLQSHGRVIGGLAWRPDVAAQRIIAWLSHSPVVLKDADYPFYRRFLKSLAFQVRYLRHVADTTRDGEPRLRVRIALAMASIAMPATAARMRKAARHLDEELDRQILADGGHCSRNPRAALDLLLDLLPLRQTYVNLGHDMPAQLIPCIDRIYPALRFFRHQGGELALFNGATYTLANELMSALRYDETGGAPFKALPSINYDRLAVKETVVLMDTGLLKAVDLSATASAGTLSIEMSSGKNRFIVNSGRPRFAGEALRQLSRTTAAHSVATLNDTSSSRISGSRFLGPIIIGGVKKVDVARTERESGADGVTASHDGYLKRFGLLYERDILVAATGSEIRGRERFFKPNDPNGTIEKGQAVVRFHIHPTIQLYRASSNETRLVAPDGEAWALTCVDVPVEEEEDVFFADPSGVRTSRQLTLTMPLNTVPEVQWSLVRQR, encoded by the coding sequence ATGCAGCTTTCCGACCGGCAGCGGCTTCTCTATCTGTATTTGCGTGAGGGTTGGCGCCGGTTCTCGCGACGGCTTGCCCTGGGCCGAATCAGCGCCATGCGGTTTTCCGGCGGTACGCCGGATCGCCTGGTCGTCGCACCCACCGACCTGCATCCTGCCGATTCTTTTGCCGGCGAAGAAATAGCTGCCGGCCGGTTCCCCCTGGCGGGTCGTGTTCTGGAGTGTGAGGGTGATTCGCCCTTCGCGCTGGAGCTTCCCTCGGAAGAGTTCGCCGTCCGCCTGCATTCGTTTGGCTGGCTGCGCCATATGCGCCTCGTCGATCCGGAAAAGGCAGCACAGACCTCTCGCTTCATCGTCGACGACTGGCTGCAAAGCCATGGCCGCGTCATCGGCGGCCTCGCCTGGCGGCCGGACGTCGCCGCGCAACGCATCATCGCCTGGCTTTCCCATTCGCCGGTCGTGCTGAAGGATGCCGACTATCCGTTCTATCGCCGCTTCCTGAAGAGCCTCGCCTTCCAGGTCCGTTATCTGCGCCACGTCGCCGATACGACGCGGGATGGTGAGCCGCGGCTCAGGGTGCGCATAGCCCTTGCCATGGCCTCCATCGCCATGCCGGCCACCGCCGCGCGGATGCGCAAGGCCGCGCGTCATCTCGACGAGGAACTCGACCGGCAAATCCTTGCCGATGGTGGCCATTGCTCGCGCAATCCGCGGGCAGCCCTCGATCTGCTGCTCGATTTGCTGCCGCTGCGCCAGACCTATGTCAATCTCGGCCATGACATGCCGGCGCAGCTCATTCCCTGCATCGATCGCATCTATCCGGCGCTGCGTTTCTTCCGCCACCAGGGGGGTGAACTCGCGCTGTTCAATGGCGCCACCTACACGCTGGCGAACGAATTGATGTCGGCCCTGCGCTACGATGAGACGGGCGGCGCGCCGTTCAAGGCGCTGCCGTCCATCAACTACGATCGCCTCGCGGTGAAGGAGACGGTCGTCCTGATGGACACCGGCCTGCTGAAAGCCGTCGATCTTTCCGCGACGGCGTCTGCGGGAACGCTTTCCATCGAGATGTCGTCCGGCAAAAACCGTTTTATCGTCAATTCCGGCCGGCCGCGATTTGCCGGAGAGGCCTTGCGCCAGCTGTCGCGCACGACGGCGGCCCATTCGGTCGCCACCTTGAACGATACCTCATCGTCGCGCATTTCCGGCTCGCGGTTCCTCGGGCCGATCATCATCGGCGGCGTCAAGAAAGTCGATGTCGCCCGCACCGAGCGCGAATCCGGTGCCGATGGCGTGACGGCCAGCCATGACGGTTACCTGAAGCGCTTCGGCCTTCTCTACGAGCGTGATATCCTCGTTGCAGCCACCGGCAGCGAAATTCGCGGCCGGGAGCGTTTCTTCAAGCCGAACGACCCGAACGGCACCATCGAAAAGGGCCAGGCGGTGGTGCGTTTTCATATCCACCCGACCATCCAGCTCTATCGCGCATCCTCGAACGAGACCCGGCTGGTCGCGCCGGATGGCGAGGCCTGGGCGCTGACCTGCGTCGATGTGCCAGTTGAGGAGGAAGAGGACGTCTTCTTTGCCGATCCCTCCGGCGTCAGGACGTCGCGCCAGCTGACGCTGACCATGCCGCTCAATACGGTGCCTGAAGTTCAGTGGTCGCTGGTGCGACAGCGCTGA
- the purH gene encoding bifunctional phosphoribosylaminoimidazolecarboxamide formyltransferase/IMP cyclohydrolase has product MAVVSKKIPAPDRVAVRTALLSVSEKAGIVDLARALADKGVRLLSTGGTHKALSDAGLAVTDVSEVTGFPEIMDGRVKTLHPSVHGGLLAIRDDAEHVEAMKAHGIDAIDLAIINLYPFEEVRAKGGDYPTTVENIDIGGPAMIRASAKNHAYVTVVTDPADYPALLEELADGSTSYAFRQRLAAKAYARTAAYDAAISNWFAEALDIAMPRHRVLGGVLKEEMRYGENPHQKAGFYVTGENRPGVATATLLQGKQLSYNNINDTDAAFELVAEFLPENGPACAIIKHANPCGVATGKTLKDAYARALACDPVSAFGGIIALNTTLDGETAEEIVKLFTEVIIAPDADEKARAIIAGKPNLRLLVTGALPDPRVPGLSAKTVSGGLLVQSRDNGMVEDLELKIVTNRAPTAQELVDMKFAFKVAKHVKSNAVVYAKDGQTAGIGAGQMSRVDSARIAGLKAEEAAKAMGLAEPLTRGSAVASEAFLPFADGLLSAIAAGATAVIQPGGSMRDAEVIAAADEAGVAMVFTGMRHFRH; this is encoded by the coding sequence ATGGCCGTTGTTTCCAAGAAAATCCCCGCCCCTGATCGTGTTGCCGTGCGCACCGCGCTTCTCTCCGTCTCCGAAAAGGCGGGCATCGTCGATCTCGCCCGCGCGCTCGCCGACAAGGGGGTACGCCTGTTGTCGACCGGCGGCACGCACAAGGCGCTGAGCGACGCCGGGCTTGCGGTGACCGACGTGTCCGAGGTCACGGGCTTTCCGGAAATCATGGATGGTCGGGTCAAGACCCTGCATCCCTCCGTGCATGGCGGCCTGCTGGCGATCCGCGACGACGCTGAGCATGTCGAGGCGATGAAGGCGCATGGCATCGATGCGATCGACCTGGCGATCATCAACCTCTATCCGTTCGAGGAGGTGCGCGCCAAGGGCGGCGACTATCCGACGACCGTCGAGAACATCGATATCGGCGGCCCGGCGATGATCCGCGCATCCGCTAAGAACCACGCCTATGTGACTGTTGTCACCGACCCGGCCGATTACCCTGCCCTGCTGGAAGAGCTGGCGGATGGGTCGACCTCCTATGCCTTCCGCCAGCGCCTCGCCGCCAAGGCCTATGCTCGTACGGCGGCCTATGACGCCGCGATCTCCAACTGGTTCGCCGAGGCGCTCGACATCGCTATGCCGCGTCACCGCGTGCTTGGCGGCGTGCTCAAGGAAGAGATGCGCTACGGCGAGAACCCGCACCAGAAGGCCGGCTTCTACGTCACCGGCGAGAATCGCCCCGGTGTCGCCACAGCGACGCTGCTGCAGGGCAAGCAGCTTTCCTACAACAATATCAACGATACGGACGCCGCTTTCGAGCTGGTGGCCGAGTTCCTGCCGGAAAACGGCCCGGCCTGCGCGATCATCAAGCACGCCAATCCCTGCGGCGTCGCCACCGGCAAGACGCTGAAGGATGCTTACGCGCGGGCGCTGGCCTGTGATCCGGTCTCCGCCTTCGGCGGCATCATCGCGCTCAACACGACGCTCGACGGCGAGACGGCGGAAGAGATCGTCAAGCTCTTCACCGAGGTCATCATCGCGCCGGATGCGGACGAGAAAGCGCGGGCCATCATTGCCGGCAAGCCTAACCTGCGCCTGTTGGTCACGGGCGCGCTGCCCGATCCGCGCGTGCCGGGCCTTTCCGCCAAGACGGTTTCCGGTGGCCTGCTCGTGCAGAGCCGTGACAACGGCATGGTCGAGGATCTCGAACTCAAGATCGTCACCAATCGCGCACCGACCGCGCAGGAGCTGGTCGACATGAAGTTCGCCTTCAAGGTCGCCAAGCACGTCAAGTCGAATGCCGTCGTCTATGCCAAGGACGGCCAGACGGCTGGCATCGGCGCCGGGCAGATGAGCCGCGTGGATTCCGCCCGCATTGCCGGGCTGAAGGCGGAAGAGGCTGCCAAGGCGATGGGCCTTGCGGAGCCGCTGACACGCGGCTCGGCTGTGGCTTCCGAAGCCTTTTTGCCCTTCGCCGACGGCCTGCTTTCGGCGATTGCCGCCGGTGCGACCGCCGTCATCCAGCCGGGTGGCTCGATGCGCGATGCGGAAGTGATTGCGGCGGCTGATGAGGCGGGCGTCGCGATGGTCTTCACCGGAATGCGCCACTTCCGGCATTGA